GTTGTTGTAGTCATACCAATGTATCTGACgcacatgagttttttttttgtggtttaggCTGAGGAAGGGAATCCGAATTATATTGCAAAGATTGTGGAGTTTTTTGAAGCGGTTGATGGTGAGCCTTACTTCAGAGCTCGATGGTTCTATAGACCTGAAGATACGGTGAGAGATGTTATTGTGTTTGCGGCTTTGAGCTGACTGACTAgaattttccttcttttttaaGTAGATTTATTTATCTTCTTGCTCTCTTGCTAATTGATGCTCtcgttttttttgttcttaggTTATCAAAACCCTTGCAAATGAGGTGCAAGAAAAGAGGGTGTTTCTTTCCAATGTTGAAGATGATAATCCCCTCAATTGTATTGTCTCCCGCGTTAATATTGTGAAAGTTCCAGCCAAGGTATTGATTGATTAGATTACAAATGAATTCAGTAGTGTAGTAGTTAGTGCACGGGGAGTTTTTCTGATTGCGTTTACACTTTTTTTTCACGGCAGATTGTTACCGGAGCTGAGGAGAGAGTTATACCGCCTTGTGATTTTTATTACGATATGAAATACGAGCTAGCTCACCTCACCTTTTCGACTGCTGCCGATGGTAACTTttgatatttaactatttttttctaagttagtcatttttagatttggtttctgtagttttttttatcattcaTAGCCTTACTAACTCTGTTCATAGAGTTTTGGAGACCACTGATGATTTCTGTCTTGCGAAAATGTCCCAACACAGAAGGTGATGCGTCATCAACAATTTCAAGTGAATCTGATTCCAATTGCATTCAGATTCCCCAGAAGAAGGAAAAATTCTTGCTTGATCTATACAGTGGATGTGGAGCAATGTCAACTGGGTTGTGTATGGGGGCTTCCCTGTCAGGCATTAAGTTGACTAAGGTATTTGTTCCACTTccacattttataattttgttgtaTTTGTGCAAGATTTACTTAGCTCTTTCTGATTTTCAGAAATGGGCAGTAGATATCAACAGCTTCGCTTGTGATAGTTTGAGACTGAACCATCCTGAAACTGAGGTAACTATTTATTGCctatttttcattttgtgttAGGAAGTTGATTGTCCACACATGTGACCAGTTGATTTTGAATGCTGAGCAGGTGAGAAACGAAGCTGCGGAAGACTTTCTAAAACTGCTCATAGAATGGAGAAAGTTATGCCAAAAGTTTGCCCTAATTTCCAGTACCGAGGTAATAGAATCAGATGGTGATTcggaagatgaagaggaagatggAGACGTAAATGATGATGCGGATGGAGATAGTAGTGGATCTGAAATTCCACCTGAAGAGTTCGAGGTAGACAAGTTCCTAGATATTTGTTTTGGAAATCCTAAAGGACTTAAGGAAGCATCTGCACTTCATCTTAAGGTACACGTATTTGTCTATAAGCTGGCATACCTACAAAATTTATCCTTTGTAAGATGTAATTCAGacgttgtttttctttttgatctcAATACTCTCAGGTGCGTTGGAAAGGTTATGGTCCTGATGAAGATACTTGGGAGCCTTATGATGGGTTAAGGTAACGTATTCCATActattttccttttgttttgatATCTTATCGTTATTGATATTGTTCACTCTATATACAACAGAAAATGCAAAGAAAAGTTAAAGGAGTTTGTGACAACCGGGTTCAACACTAACCGATTTCCCCTTCCTGTAAGTCGCGTTACTTTTTTACTATCTGTTTTGATGAATGAGGCAAAGCCAATAATCGTATTAAAGTATATCATCATTTAAACAATATTGCCTGGTTCATAAGGAATAATATCATCTGAAGTTTTATGGGCTTTTAACTTCAAGTCTCTTCAAAATTTGTATCTTTTCCAGGGAGATGTTCATTTTGTGTGTGGAGGTCCTCCATGTCAAGGAATTAGCGGCTTTAACCGTTTCAGAAATAACAAAGCACCACTTGAAGATGAAAAGAATCAGCAGTTGTTGGTGTATATGAACATTATCGACTATTTGAAGCCAAATTATGTGCTCATGGAAAATGTCGTCGATCTCTTAAAGTTTTCAAAGGGGTTCTGTGCCCGTTACGCTGTTGCTCGTCTAGTTGCGATGAACTATCAGACAAGATTAGGCATGATGTCCGCGGGTTCTTACGGTGTTCCTCAGGTCAGAAATAGAGTATTCCTATGGGGGGCACAACCAACAGAGGTAAGTATTAGTTCTGTTATAGATATTTAGAAGCAAAGATCGATCCTTATTGCTCTCATAATTTGGTTAAACAACAGAAACTTCCACCTTACCCTTTGCCTACTCACGAGACTCTCGCCAAAAGCTTAACCCCTACAGAGTTTGAGGCAAGTCATTTTGTTATGAGGACGTTTGTACTTATCAATCTCATAGACCCTCTTGCCATTATCGCATTGCTTATTCATTTGTTGTAAATGAAGGAAATACAAGTTGGATATAGCCGAAGGAACCTTCTTCAGTTAGAAAAGGCTCTTACCCTTGCAGATGCGATAAGCGATCTCCCACCAGTGTGTATCTAAACCTTAATATAGTCATATTTGATTATGAAACCTTATGTCTACATAGTTCATTGCTCAATgctttgagtttttttttaatgcttcAGGCGACGAATTATGAGAAAAGCGATGAAAGGAAATATGAGACAAAACCTCAAACAAACTTTCAGAAGTACATACGTCTTTCAAGAGCTGGTGAGAATTTTAAAACTCCACTGAGTTTCCCTTGACGCTTACCTATACTAAACCCATGGTCTTGTTTCAGAGTCAATAATCCCCCTTGATGGTAGAGATGCTTCAAAGTCAAGAATTCTCTATGATCACCAACCACTTGAACTAAATGACGACGACCTTGAACGGGTTTGCCATATTGTAAAGAAGAAGGTATGACTCTATCTTTTGATGTAATACTTCCTTTAATGGTTCGAGATGTAATAATCTCCTGTTCTTATTATTGACTCATATTGCTACAGGGTGCCAACTTCAGAGATTTGCCTGGTGTTATAGTTGAAGACAACAAAGTGAAATTTGACCCTTCTGTAGAACGACCAAAACTGAAATCTGGAAAGTTTCTGGTACAAAATGAATCCATTCTCAGCTTTGAGTATTTCTCAGTTCCTATTTTTCTGCAGCTTCATATGGACGTGGTTTGTGTTTTGCTTCAGGTTCCTGATTATGCAGTGTCATTTGTCAATGGGAAATCGAAAAAGTGACTTTCTTTAACTAATATTCTTCTTTTGGATCATATTTTCCATCACCTCGTAATAAATTCACTAACGTAACTCATCTGCTAACTGAATGTCAGGCCATTTGGTCGTCTGTGGTGGGACGAGATTGTTCATACAGTTGTGACAAGAGCAGAACCTCACAACCAGGTAAGTCTTTTTTTACATTTCCCCTTTGAATTGTTTTAGTGCCCTCTTTGTCAGTAAAAACTGGTTTTTGCAGATTGTAATCCATCCGTTGCAAGATCGTGTATTAACCGTCCGTGAGAACGCCAGAATACAAGGTTTTCCTGATTTTTATAAGCTATGTGGCCCAATAAAGGAGAAGTGAGTACTCACTTCCCTGCTCCCTTACAATCATTCTCTAGAATTTGCTTGTGTGTTTGATGTTGGGGATTCtaatatgaaagaaaaaaactggaTTTTCAGATACATCCAGGTTGGAAATGCGGTGGCTGTCCCTGTAGGGGTTGCGTTAGGATATGCTTTCGGGTTGGCAAGTCAAGGGCTGTCTGATAACCAGCCTGTAATAAAACTCCCCTTCATGTATCCTCAGTGTATGCAAGGAAAAACTGAGGAGCACTCTGCTTGAGAAGGCTAAAAAAAGAAAGGCCTGTCTTCTTATGTTCTTACCGAAAGAAATGCAAGAAGAGGGAGAACTTGATTGTTTAGATTACTTTTATTGGTTTACATTGAAATGTTGTTGAGTGTATTAGTGAACCATGTGGGTCTCAttgaaccaaacaaaaattgtgTCAGAGTATTGGTTTCACGCAGATTGTATGTCAGACAACAGTTTGTGACACGTTTTAATtcttcaaacttaaaaaaagaaatggtttttgtttgttatacAGATTGATGTTTGTTACAGCAACTCCACATCATCTAACTGAAATCATATTGGTCTAGGCGAGAACCAAACACAATCACAGAGAGTGGCATCAGTTTTCAGAATTTAGGCAATGTGCCAAGACAGTCTAACAAGATTTCTGACAAAAGCTCTAAGAATAACCTCCTGTTCATTCATACAAGTTTGGATTGATTCCAGCAATTTCTTGAGAAAAGGTACAACCTGTCTGAAAGCTAGACAATTCATGTCGATGCTGCAGAAAGCTAAGCTTCCTTATCCTCCAAAGCCTTGAGTTCTTGCTTCCATTCCTCCAACTTAGAGAACTTCTCCAATTGCTCCGGCTTAAGGTCTTTGGGATCAGTCTTCTGCTGTTGAGCTTCTGTGAGTCGGATCTGCAAATGTTAACAGAAGATGACAAACATACAATTACACAGAACCGCTAGATTGCAGGTTTCTGCATCAACTTGGATCATCACATCTCTCACACCAAAACGTTCTCAAATGTATCATTCTAAAGCAACTAAGAAAGGTTGAGACATCTTACTTTCTTCTTAAGTGCACGTATTCTTTTCTCAGTGTCTTCTCTTGCAGTTCCTGGATTGGGTGTTTCTCCAAGGTCCGAAGAAGCTACATCATTATTTGAAGAAACATCTAAAGCCTTCAGAGTAGAAACCAATAGATTCACAGGTTGGGATCCATTGCTTGGGGTCACAGTGGAAACAGCTTCTTCTTTGTCTACATTACTAGCTGATCCATCCTCAGAGCTGGTACCTTTTTGCGCAGCAGCCTTCAGAGGTGATAAAATGGAAGCATGTTATAGTAACTGAAGAGAAAGCTAGTAGCATTTTACGTATGGATAGAGTTGAGACAAATACCTGtaatctcttctctttcttacGTTCGTTCTTTTTAGCAGCTTTAGTCTTTGGTTTAGGAGTTGGATCCGGTTCATAACCTGGAGGTCCTAGTGAGGCCAGCTCCTTCTTCATCTATTGCAAAGAAAATGCAAGTTAGGAATGAATACTGTTTTACCTTACATTTTATGCCTTGCTTCAATCAATATAACTGCTCACTATAACGAAAATCACGTTATAAACAACCAACAAGACTGATTTAAATCGACTACAAACGATTCATTTCCAGGAGAAATAGCAGAAGAGTGTTCGAGGGGATAAAGATCATATACCAAAGAACCTTTGGACTGATAAACGAGAACTTCATCTTGAGGAACATATCCAGCTCGAATTCGGATGGGTTTCCGGAGAGTACCATCAGGTCTACGAGTAGGCTCCAGAATCCTCTCACCTTCTTTAAGGCTTTTGCTTAGTTCTGCCATTTGCTTTCTTTGTTCTCCGCTTCTGTTGCTGCTTCCCATCTGATTTTCAGTCACACTCCTTACGCGTTTTCTCTCTCTCAGCTATCAGATTCTCCGTTTTATGTATCAAATTTGCAGGGATCACTAAATAATTACACAGAAAACAAATCAAGTTTTGGCTATCAGTGAGTTGAATCCAACGCTCTTTGTGAAAAAAGCCAAATGCACAGAAATATAGTTCAATATATTTAAGTTGACTAGGGCCTGATACATGACCCGTCTATCAGGAGTGTTATAGGCTTATAGCAGATACGCACAATAAATAAGTAGCAAAACATCCGTTTCAACAATNNNNNNNNNNNNNNNNNNNNNNNNNNNNNNNNNNNNNNNNNNNNNNNNNNNNNNNNNNNNNNNNNNNNNNNNNNNNNNNNNNNNNNNNNNNNNNNNNNNNTTTTCTGAGCTTTCGTGCGCAAGAGAATGATGTGTGGAAGGTCCAGCTTCTTGGCGTTGAGACTCAGGATCCCAAAACTGGTGGTGGTCATGACGATCAGAGTATCTAGGAGAAGGAGAGCTCGGGAAAGTCTCAACGCTTCGGTTATTAAGAATATGTATCGGAGATGAGGCGTGAGTTGGTGTAGTTGGACGGCTAGTGTAAGGTGTGTTTGATTCAGTGTGTTTCCCGTGTTTTGTGTGCTTCTTTGCTGTGTGATGCCATGTCTTTATCGCTGTGGCTACTCTTTCGTTGAACACAGTTGGCCTCATCGTAGAACCCATCTACAAACGTTTCATCAAACACAGTGTCAGAAAAGAAACTAAGATCATATCAAAAGAATTTCTGTATTGCAATGCAAAATTTGTTGAGTAGTACCTGAGTGACAAGAGCATAGAGTGGAAGAGTCACATAGCTGCAAAGTATCTGTACAACAACTCTGCAAGTTTGTGACATTGTCAGTTAAAATACGTTTTTTTTCCCGCGTATACAACAGTCAAAGGTAACGTTAGCTTACCCAACTACAATTCTAATGACCACATCTGCATCGCTTTCATAGAAACAATTCTTGAGAGTGAATTCATACTAAACATACCAAAAGTTCACGATATAACAATTAGTATGGCTCCATAATAGCTATGTTTGTGTGAATAATGTGAAAACTGGATCATCGCTTGCTTACCGTACTCCAGGCAAAGAAGGCAAGCTGAAATGCATTCTGCAAAAGTGAAGGCAAGTTTGTTATATCGTGCCGTTGGGAGTAATAAACCGAGCGGTTAAGGATATTGAACCGTACCGTGAAAAGAACCAAGTGGATAAGGAAAAGGATGAACCGAGGGCGGCCAAACCAGAAGAGATCATCACCGGGTTGAACCACAGGGGCACCTCTCACCACATCACCTTTCTCTTGGATTCTTAGACACAATTTGGTTATAATGACTTGAAGCTTTGTTCCAACTATTAGAATCACCTGCAAGATTTACATTCATTCTCTGAAAACCAAAAGGACAAAAGTGAGCAAATGTTTaatacttttcttttgttgtacTTACGGCTAGTGGAATGAATGGTAACCAGAGGTAAGAATGCAATCCTGTTTGAAATGATAACCGATGTTAGTTTTGTTGCATATATTAATGCGTTAATATTGTGTGTTTATTTTGCGTGGTAAGCAATGAGCGTTACCGTTTGTGTTGGTCAAGAGGAATAGCACAGCGATAAACCAGATAATAGGACTGCATAACATTAGCAAAGATGTCAGACAAATCTTCCAAGTTGGATTGTTCtcagattataaaaaaaaatgaaagtcaTTAAGTAGCTCCAAACCTGATTTCGACTACAGTTTTGAAGTCTTCTTCTACTGTTTTCTGAATATACTTGCGGAAATCGAATGTCCTTTCACTCCCTGGAGCCAAATGTGCCTGAAAAAAAAGAGTAGGTTAGATCATTTTCTCCAGGGTTAGAGTAGTACTTGTTATACTAATTACAgtagataaaacaaaacaaaatatcagaCTATATAAGGTTCCCTACCATGATGAAACCATGCCGCAAAGCCATGTAATCAACTTTGGTGACGGATCCAAAGAACTGTCTGAAAAAACACACAGTCCATAGCGTGACCCTCGTCTTGCTCCAGAAATTGAGATGTCTTCTCCCGAAAGATGTGTCTCTGGCAAACCTAAACCTCTCAGGATCTACAATAACAAGAATGCATTCCACCGTCAAATTTCCTGTTTAGGTTTTAagtaataatatacatatataccgTTGGAATAGTGATATTCTATTGTCTTGGTCTCATTTTCCCAGTGCTTCCACCTCCTCGTCTACAATACTcaagaaaaccaaaatcaaatcttGTTGCAAACAAGTCTTTCTTGACTCTCAAGCCACTTTAGAGTTCACAAGAAAAAAAGGTTACCTTGGTCTTTCCGAGAGCATAAGTAACAATGCAGTAGATAACATGAACCACGGCGAGGATGAAGATGAATATATGAAGCTGGTGGATACCATAAGCAGATACAAAAGCCACTT
The Raphanus sativus cultivar WK10039 chromosome 1, ASM80110v3, whole genome shotgun sequence DNA segment above includes these coding regions:
- the LOC130510119 gene encoding MLO-like protein 2; this translates as MTNQVKERNLEQTSTWAVAVVCFVLLLISIVLEHSIHKIGTWFKKKHKKALYEALEKIKAELMLMGFISLLLTIGQTPISNICVSQSLASSMHPCSAADEARKYGNKDTAKPKDDDEDKSGHRRLLLELAESYIHRRSLATKGYDKCAEKGKVAFVSAYGIHQLHIFIFILAVVHVIYCIVTYALGKTKTRRWKHWENETKTIEYHYSNDPERFRFARDTSFGRRHLNFWSKTRVTLWTVCFFRQFFGSVTKVDYMALRHGFIMAHLAPGSERTFDFRKYIQKTVEEDFKTVVEISPIIWFIAVLFLLTNTNGLHSYLWLPFIPLAVILIVGTKLQVIITKLCLRIQEKGDVVRGAPVVQPGDDLFWFGRPRFILFLIHLVLFTNAFQLAFFAWSTYEFTLKNCFYESDADVVIRIVVG
- the LOC130510122 gene encoding partner of Y14 and mago-like; translation: MGSSNRSGEQRKQMAELSKSLKEGERILEPTRRPDGTLRKPIRIRAGYVPQDEVLVYQSKGSLMKKELASLGPPGYEPDPTPKPKTKAAKKNERKKEKRLQAAAQKGTSSEDGSASNVDKEEAVSTVTPSNGSQPVNLLVSTLKALDVSSNNDVASSDLGETPNPGTAREDTEKRIRALKKKIRLTEAQQQKTDPKDLKPEQLEKFSKLEEWKQELKALEDKEA
- the LOC130510109 gene encoding putative DNA (cytosine-5)-methyltransferase CMT1, which translates into the protein MKRPEPSSDLSFTGEPISAEEATEKWPLRYRSSKARVSVTLGTPKDGDIEENLEQAKRHYSQALVDGTLFSLGDDVYVKAEEGNPNYIAKIVEFFEAVDGEPYFRARWFYRPEDTVIKTLANEVQEKRVFLSNVEDDNPLNCIVSRVNIVKVPAKIVTGAEERVIPPCDFYYDMKYELAHLTFSTAADEGDASSTISSESDSNCIQIPQKKEKFLLDLYSGCGAMSTGLCMGASLSGIKLTKKWAVDINSFACDSLRLNHPETEVRNEAAEDFLKLLIEWRKLCQKFALISSTEVIESDGDSEDEEEDGDVNDDADGDSSGSEIPPEEFEVDKFLDICFGNPKGLKEASALHLKVRWKGYGPDEDTWEPYDGLRKCKEKLKEFVTTGFNTNRFPLPGDVHFVCGGPPCQGISGFNRFRNNKAPLEDEKNQQLLVYMNIIDYLKPNYVLMENVVDLLKFSKGFCARYAVARLVAMNYQTRLGMMSAGSYGVPQVRNRVFLWGAQPTEKLPPYPLPTHETLAKSLTPTEFEEIQVGYSRRNLLQLEKALTLADAISDLPPATNYEKSDERKYETKPQTNFQKYIRLSRAESIIPLDGRDASKSRILYDHQPLELNDDDLERVCHIVKKKGANFRDLPGVIVEDNKVKFDPSVERPKLKSGKFLVPDYAVSFVNGKSKKPFGRLWWDEIVHTVVTRAEPHNQIVIHPLQDRVLTVRENARIQGFPDFYKLCGPIKEKYIQVGNAVAVPVGVALGYAFGLASQGLSDNQPVIKLPFMYPQCMQGKTEEHSA